Part of the Bacillota bacterium genome is shown below.
ACGCCAATGGGATACCGGCAACGAAACGTCTACGCAGTTTATCGCTCCCTGGCTGGTTCAGATTTGGCACGGTTTTGATTTGGCCAGCCGTCCGGTAACAGGGCATCCTTTGGCCCAAGACTTTATCTGGAGCGATTGGCCAGTGGCCGAAGAGCTCCGAGGACAAGGAGCGGGGCCGTGGTCCGGCCAGATAAGTCTGACGGCTTTAGCCCAAGAAGCCATGCGCCGCGAGGGCCTGATACGCCAGCGCCTGGCCGAGATCGAGTGCGACATCGATAAAGAAGTGTATCGTCTTTATGGTATAAGTCCGGAGGATCAGCGAATGATAGCAGCTGAACTGGCTCAGCTTGACGATACACTATCAGATGAAATAGAAATGGAAACAGTAGAGGAAGCGGAACCAGACTCGATGACTGAGGCCACTCTAGATAAGGCCGAGCACGTGAAACGTCTCCTTCACTACTTGGCTCACCGGGTATTGGCGGCCGATCCCACCGGGATCGTAACCCTAGACGATGCGCATCTTCCCGGTGGGGAGCTTAAGAGGGGTCTGGTCTTCGGTGTTCGGGCTCAGTTAGCTGAGGAGTTTGGCCAAGAAAACGGTCCGGCCTTGGAAGAAGAGATACGTTCTATTATTGGCCAAAGCTTAGAAGGCTGGCTGAAACAGGATTTGTTTTCTTATCATCTATCGCTATATTCCTTGCGACCTATCGTGTGGCAGCTTTCCAGCTACGGATTCGCTCCCAGGCGGCGTCGTGGAGAGAGTGTATTTAACTGTTTTCTCTACTTCCCGCGGCTCGATAACGATACTTTATATAAAGTGCAGCAGATTTATGTGGGGCCGCTGTTGGCTGGTAGCCGGCAAGAAGCCGAGTACTTGGCCAAACAACTAAGCGTTGCTGCTGCTGAACCGGCTCGGTTGCGCCGTCAACGCGAACAACAGTACCAGCAGGCTTTAGACTGTCAGGAAGAGCTGGAAGGCTATGCCAAGGCGGCACAGGAATTATTGGCACCACATAAGCCACCGGAATTCCGCAGTCGAAGTGCTTGGGTCAAGGATAAAGTGGCGGAGATAGTAGCTTCGGGCTACCGGCCCAATCTGGATTACGGCGTACGGGTAAATATAGAGCCCTTGAAGCAAGTTGGCATTATGGCCCGCGAGGCCGAAAGGGTTAGAGGGTGATGGTATGTTGCAGCAATGGCTGCAAAAAGAACTAGGTCGCCGCGCCGATAAGGACTTAATAGTCTGGTACGATAACGGGGGTACGTTGACAGCCCTTGTCAGCGATGATTTACTGCCGGAGCGAAGGCTGGCTCTTTTCCACGGGAGCTATTTGGCCTTGCGATTTAGCTTAGAAAAAGAAGATCCGGACTTTGAGCAGAAATGGCTAATTTATGTACCGGCAGCTGTTCCTACCCCCAGCTGGCTGCGGGACTTCGAGCTGATGGGTTGTAAGGTGGAGCTGGACCTTCTTGATTTGCTCTGTAGGCAGACTGGTTTGGTTCCTGATGCTGAGCTGCGCCAATTGCTAAGGGGCAACAACACTCATACCCGCCGCTTGACGGAGAATTGGGCCTCACTTCTAGGGTCGCGAGCTGTTAGTAAACAGACTGTAATAGAGGCTTTGGTGGCGTTGGCTTTAGAGCTACCCTGTTTTGGTGCAGATGAGGCGGCGCTGGCCATATTGGCTGATCCGGAGGCGGAGCCAGATTTGGAACAAGCAGGCTTGTTGGTGCCGGTAGAGACACTGCTGGCTCAACAAGTAGGTGTGGCTAAGACCATAACCACTCGATTGTCTTTGCGTCAACGGTTGGCTATTGCGCTGCTGCTTGGCGAATTGGTTACATTGTCGGGACAGGGTAGGGAGCTGTTGGCACAATTTGTGCCCGATAGGGAGCGCTGGCCTAGTGTATCTCGCCTGACTCCTAAATGGAGAGAAAGGGCCCCGGAAACATACCAAGAGCTGGCTTCTTGGGCGGAGGCAGAACTGGACCTGGAACATGTACTTGTACCTACCGAGCAACTGCTTTCAGTTGGAACCTATCCTATTGTAGATCGGCTTTTTTTGGAACAGGCTCAGGAACTGGCTGGTTCTTATGGTTCAGACTGGGAGAGAAACTGGTGCATCTTAGAAAACATGGCTGACAAACGACGGCACCTTGTCGGGGCCCAGCAGAGCGGGACTACGAAGTGGGAAGCTATCTATTTAGGGGCAAAGCTTGTTTCGGAAACAGCCCTAGCCCATCAGCGGCTAAATGCCATCGATAATCCAGCCGATCTGGCAGGGGCCTATACTACTGCAGATGGCTGGTGGCAGCTGGATAACTGGATCATGCAGATTGCTACCTTAAGAGATGGTCTTGGCCCTGAGGAGCAACGGCTGTTTATTGATCCTGCTGTGCGTGCTTACAATGATTATGTACATAAAAGTGCTCTGAAGCTTATCCAGCTGGCCGGTGAACAAAGTTGGCGACCAACCCAAATTTCCTTTTGGCGCGACTTTATCCCACCGACGACCGGTACTACCGCAGTTTTTCTCATCGATGCTTTACGTTTTGATTTAGCACAGCGGTTAATTCAATTATTGGCCGACGACGGTTATTTTGATACCGCCATTACCTG
Proteins encoded:
- a CDS encoding PglZ domain-containing protein, with the translated sequence MLQQWLQKELGRRADKDLIVWYDNGGTLTALVSDDLLPERRLALFHGSYLALRFSLEKEDPDFEQKWLIYVPAAVPTPSWLRDFELMGCKVELDLLDLLCRQTGLVPDAELRQLLRGNNTHTRRLTENWASLLGSRAVSKQTVIEALVALALELPCFGADEAALAILADPEAEPDLEQAGLLVPVETLLAQQVGVAKTITTRLSLRQRLAIALLLGELVTLSGQGRELLAQFVPDRERWPSVSRLTPKWRERAPETYQELASWAEAELDLEHVLVPTEQLLSVGTYPIVDRLFLEQAQELAGSYGSDWERNWCILENMADKRRHLVGAQQSGTTKWEAIYLGAKLVSETALAHQRLNAIDNPADLAGAYTTADGWWQLDNWIMQIATLRDGLGPEEQRLFIDPAVRAYNDYVHKSALKLIQLAGEQSWRPTQISFWRDFIPPTTGTTAVFLIDALRFDLAQRLIQLLADDGYFDTAITWRWATIPSYTDLGMAALLPKAEAGSTAILTSDGLKVRIKYQDVTGRKARREYLSRVLGEQGQVLDLEETARLEKLPEGKEQLVVLWDAIDYLGDAAKLTPVWFLDLVKKLQSTVEHLHRLGCGRSVITSDHGFLFLPAGAPGPSRFTAPARTEQTVVKHRFAAGSLPKLPESWEVAAGDIGLGGDLSFAFPQGLSVFGLPGATPSFLHGGVSLQETVVPVVTIMPVPAGE